In Luteimonas sp. MC1750, the following proteins share a genomic window:
- a CDS encoding DegT/DnrJ/EryC1/StrS family aminotransferase: MRDAAIPVNSLARQVAPLRDGLLAAIAEVVDGGHYVLGAGVEAFEAAFASYCGVAHCVGVANGSDALELALRAVGVTAGDRVALPANAAMYATGAALACGAEPVFVDVTSNATLDPAALAGAIGAGPLRAVVATHLYGRLADIEAIARLCAEHGVALVEDCAQAHGARASDGRRAGAFGDAAAFSFYPTKNLGAIGDAGAVTCSDTALAQRLRALRQYGWERKYVNALAGGRNSRLDELQARVLLLKLPLLDSWNRRRREIANRYSHGIRNAGIVVPAPGGEEYVAHLYVVHSERRDALRAHLAHAGIASDVHYPLPDHWQPCFAGRHRQQSLPVTQRHARTALTLPCFPELTDDEAGEVIDACNRF, encoded by the coding sequence ATGCGAGACGCCGCCATTCCAGTCAACTCCCTCGCCCGACAGGTCGCGCCGCTGCGCGATGGGCTGCTGGCTGCGATCGCGGAGGTGGTGGACGGCGGGCACTACGTCCTCGGCGCGGGCGTCGAGGCCTTCGAGGCCGCGTTCGCGTCCTACTGCGGCGTGGCGCACTGCGTGGGCGTCGCCAACGGCAGCGACGCGCTGGAGCTCGCGCTCCGTGCGGTCGGCGTCACGGCAGGCGACCGGGTCGCGCTGCCGGCGAACGCCGCCATGTACGCGACCGGCGCCGCGCTCGCCTGCGGCGCGGAGCCGGTGTTCGTCGATGTCACCAGCAACGCGACGCTGGATCCGGCGGCGCTCGCAGGTGCCATCGGGGCGGGCCCGCTGCGCGCCGTGGTGGCGACCCACCTGTACGGCCGCCTGGCCGATATCGAAGCGATCGCCCGCCTGTGCGCGGAGCACGGCGTCGCGCTGGTCGAGGACTGCGCCCAGGCGCATGGCGCGCGCGCGTCCGACGGCCGGCGTGCCGGCGCCTTCGGCGACGCCGCGGCCTTCAGCTTCTATCCGACCAAGAACCTGGGCGCGATCGGCGATGCCGGCGCGGTGACCTGCAGCGACACCGCGCTTGCGCAACGGCTGCGCGCCCTGCGTCAGTACGGCTGGGAGCGCAAGTACGTCAACGCACTGGCCGGTGGCCGCAACAGCCGCCTCGACGAACTGCAGGCACGCGTGCTGCTGCTGAAGCTGCCGCTGCTCGACAGCTGGAACCGGCGCCGGCGCGAGATCGCCAACCGCTACTCGCACGGGATCCGCAACGCCGGCATCGTCGTCCCCGCGCCGGGCGGCGAGGAGTACGTGGCCCACCTGTACGTGGTGCACAGCGAGCGGCGCGACGCGCTGCGCGCGCACCTTGCGCACGCCGGGATCGCCAGCGACGTGCACTATCCGCTGCCCGACCACTGGCAGCCGTGTTTCGCCGGACGCCATCGCCAGCAGTCGCTGCCGGTGACCCAACGCCACGCCCGCACGGCGCTGACCCTGCCCTGCTTCCCCGAGCTGACCGACGACGAGGCCGGGGAGGTGATCGACGCATGCAACCGGTTCTGA
- a CDS encoding electron transfer flavoprotein-ubiquinone oxidoreductase, producing the protein MNPQADPSVTVDIPEPERDVMEYDVVTVGAGPAGLAFAIRLKQVNPEISVCVIEKSSTIGAHILSGAVIEPEPLDALLPGWRDNPPPVCVPATEDELWYLTKDGGRKFPVVPPGMRNHGNLIVSLGAMCAWLAPQAEALGVEIYPGFAAAQTLHAEDGTVIGVRIGDMGVARDGSEKPGYTAGIDIHAKVTVLAEGARGHLTKRLVKRFALDADSDPQAYSIGIKELWQLPAGRGIAGKIVHSLGWPADSGTYGGSFLYHLENDQVALGYVSGLDYKDPEYRPWEAFQQWKNHPTVKPLLEGGNILSAGARAIVTGGWQSLPKVEMPGALLIGDTAGLLNVPKIKGTHQAIRSGMLAAEHLAASALAPAGFDAKLRDSDAVRELRAVRNVKPGFKKGLWFGLANAALETALGGRTPWTMKVTPDWSSLRKLDEAASPDRGWGPRELAPRDRLAGVYFAATEHDEDQPVHLLVHDTTVCVTRCAEEYGNPCTRFCPAGVYEIVDDPDGPAGTGKRLQINAANCVHCKTCDIKDPYEIITWVTPEGGSGPNYQNL; encoded by the coding sequence ATGAACCCGCAAGCTGACCCCAGCGTCACCGTCGACATCCCCGAGCCCGAGCGCGACGTCATGGAATACGACGTCGTCACCGTGGGCGCGGGCCCGGCGGGCCTCGCCTTCGCGATCCGCCTCAAGCAGGTCAACCCCGAGATCTCGGTCTGCGTGATCGAGAAGTCGAGCACGATCGGCGCGCACATCCTGTCCGGCGCGGTGATCGAACCCGAGCCGCTCGACGCCCTGCTGCCTGGCTGGCGCGACAACCCGCCGCCGGTCTGCGTGCCCGCGACCGAGGACGAGCTCTGGTACCTGACGAAGGACGGCGGTCGCAAGTTCCCGGTCGTGCCGCCGGGCATGCGCAACCACGGCAACCTGATCGTCAGCCTCGGCGCGATGTGCGCCTGGCTCGCGCCGCAGGCCGAAGCCCTGGGCGTGGAGATCTATCCCGGCTTCGCCGCCGCGCAGACGCTGCACGCCGAGGACGGCACGGTGATCGGCGTGCGCATCGGCGACATGGGCGTCGCGCGCGACGGCTCGGAGAAGCCCGGCTATACCGCCGGCATCGACATCCACGCCAAGGTGACCGTGCTGGCCGAAGGCGCGCGCGGCCACCTCACCAAGCGCCTGGTCAAGCGCTTCGCACTGGATGCCGACAGCGATCCGCAGGCGTATTCGATCGGCATCAAGGAGCTGTGGCAGCTGCCGGCCGGGCGCGGCATTGCCGGGAAGATCGTGCACTCGCTGGGCTGGCCCGCGGACAGCGGTACCTACGGCGGCAGCTTCCTCTACCACCTGGAGAACGACCAGGTCGCATTGGGCTATGTCAGCGGGCTCGACTACAAGGATCCCGAATACCGGCCGTGGGAGGCCTTCCAGCAGTGGAAGAACCACCCCACGGTCAAGCCGCTGCTCGAGGGCGGCAATATCCTGTCCGCCGGCGCGCGGGCCATCGTCACCGGCGGCTGGCAGTCGCTGCCGAAGGTGGAGATGCCGGGCGCACTGCTGATCGGCGATACCGCGGGCCTGCTCAACGTGCCGAAGATCAAGGGCACCCACCAGGCGATCCGCAGCGGGATGCTCGCCGCCGAGCACCTGGCCGCCAGCGCGCTGGCGCCCGCCGGCTTCGACGCGAAGCTGCGCGACTCCGACGCCGTGCGCGAGCTGCGCGCGGTGCGCAACGTCAAGCCCGGCTTCAAGAAGGGCCTGTGGTTCGGCCTAGCCAACGCCGCGCTCGAGACCGCGCTCGGCGGCCGCACGCCCTGGACGATGAAGGTCACGCCCGACTGGTCGTCGCTGCGCAAGCTGGACGAAGCCGCCTCACCCGATCGCGGTTGGGGCCCTCGCGAACTCGCCCCGCGCGACCGCCTGGCCGGCGTCTACTTCGCCGCGACCGAGCACGACGAGGACCAGCCGGTGCACCTGCTGGTGCACGACACCACGGTCTGCGTCACCCGCTGCGCCGAGGAATACGGCAACCCCTGCACCCGCTTCTGCCCCGCCGGCGTCTACGAGATCGTCGACGATCCGGATGGCCCGGCCGGCACCGGCAAGCGGCTGCAGATCAACGCCGCGAACTGCGTGCACTGCAAGACCTGCGACATCAAGGATCCCTACGAGATCATCACCTGGGTCACGCCGGAGGGCGGTTCGGGGCCGAACTACCAGAACCTCTGA
- a CDS encoding ABC-type transport auxiliary lipoprotein family protein, which translates to MKPTIAIARLAVLAAPLLLGACSLLGGGEREAGTIYAPAPQIQADAAWPRVDWQLAVNTPTAARTVDTFRIAVRPVPGELQVYAGASWARAPSDMVEDVILRTLEDSGRVPGVARRGSGIAPDYRLLLDLRRFEADYAGTGSPVATIELHAKLLHTREQGIAASQTFTITEPAAATDVGSVAEAYTRALGVLGRDVAAWTLDAGEQHARQRPPL; encoded by the coding sequence ATGAAGCCGACCATCGCCATCGCCCGGCTCGCCGTCCTTGCCGCGCCGCTGCTGCTGGGCGCCTGTTCCCTGCTCGGCGGCGGCGAGCGTGAGGCGGGCACGATTTATGCACCCGCGCCGCAGATCCAGGCCGACGCCGCGTGGCCGCGCGTGGACTGGCAGCTCGCGGTCAATACACCCACCGCGGCCCGCACCGTCGACACCTTCCGCATCGCGGTGCGCCCGGTGCCAGGAGAACTGCAGGTTTACGCCGGCGCCAGCTGGGCGCGGGCGCCCTCGGACATGGTCGAGGACGTGATCCTGCGGACGCTGGAAGATTCCGGCCGGGTGCCCGGCGTGGCCCGGCGCGGCAGCGGCATCGCGCCCGACTATCGCCTGCTGCTCGACCTGCGCCGCTTCGAAGCCGACTACGCCGGCACCGGCAGCCCCGTCGCGACCATCGAGCTGCACGCGAAGCTGCTGCACACGCGCGAACAGGGCATTGCCGCCTCGCAGACCTTCACCATCACCGAGCCGGCGGCCGCCACGGACGTGGGCAGCGTGGCCGAGGCCTATACGCGCGCGCTGGGGGTGCTGGGCCGCGACGTCGCCGCCTGGACCCTGGACGCCGGCGAGCAGCACGCCCGCCAACGCCCGCCCCTGTAG
- a CDS encoding MlaD family protein: protein METKANYVLIGAFTLVVAVAMLLFGLWMAKYSSDRSWQTYHVVFDEPVTGLTEGGTVQYNGIAVGTVDALTLAPQDPRRVVARIRVGAEVPVKVDTRAKLSMAGLTGSPFIQLTGGSPDAPRLAARDGDDIPVILTEASALQNIADTANRLVARLDEVLSDENVARIAATLENIEGMTGAVAGQREDLAALIVNARVASEKLVETVETSNRAMTGIDRELVQKLPGMVERLESTLARIDTAAGSADAILGENRNAINSFANDGLAQLGPTLAELRSLVRDLRRISDRFDSNPARYLLGRDAPKEFEPE from the coding sequence ATGGAAACCAAGGCCAATTACGTCCTCATCGGCGCCTTCACCCTGGTGGTGGCGGTGGCCATGCTGCTGTTCGGGCTGTGGATGGCGAAATACTCCAGCGACCGCAGCTGGCAGACCTACCACGTGGTGTTCGACGAGCCGGTCACCGGACTGACCGAGGGCGGCACCGTGCAGTACAACGGCATCGCGGTGGGTACCGTGGATGCGCTGACCCTGGCGCCGCAGGACCCGCGCCGCGTGGTGGCGCGCATCCGCGTCGGCGCCGAGGTTCCGGTGAAGGTCGACACCCGCGCCAAACTGTCGATGGCCGGGCTCACCGGTTCGCCCTTCATCCAGCTCACCGGTGGCAGCCCGGACGCGCCGCGCCTGGCGGCGCGCGACGGCGACGACATCCCGGTGATCCTGACCGAGGCCTCGGCGCTGCAGAACATCGCCGACACCGCCAACCGCCTGGTGGCGCGCCTGGACGAAGTGCTGAGCGACGAGAACGTGGCGCGCATCGCCGCCACGCTCGAGAACATCGAGGGCATGACCGGCGCCGTGGCCGGGCAGCGCGAGGACCTGGCCGCGCTGATCGTCAACGCGCGCGTGGCCAGCGAGAAGCTGGTCGAGACCGTGGAGACCTCCAACCGCGCGATGACCGGCATCGACCGCGAGCTGGTGCAGAAGCTGCCCGGCATGGTGGAGCGCCTGGAGTCGACGCTGGCGCGGATCGACACCGCCGCCGGCAGCGCCGACGCGATCCTCGGCGAGAACCGCAACGCCATCAACAGCTTCGCCAACGACGGCCTGGCCCAGCTCGGCCCGACGCTGGCCGAGCTGCGCTCGCTGGTGCGCGACCTGCGCCGGATCAGCGACCGCTTCGATTCCAATCCCGCGCGCTACCTGCTCGGCCGCGACGCGCCGAAGGAGTTCGAACCCGAATGA
- a CDS encoding ATP-binding cassette domain-containing protein, whose product MSADAARPVVRVRGLGNRFGAQVVHEGLDLEVREGEILGVVGGSGSGKSVLMRSIIGLRTPDEGEIEVLGVDGRAGDDASRLHIERNTGVLFQDGALFSSLTVGENVEVPLKEHHPNLPDGLRRELALLKVKLAGLPADAINKLPSQLSGGMRKRAGLARALAMDPPLLFLDEPTAGLDPIGAAAFDSLILTLRQALGLTVFIITHDLDTLYAICDRVAVIADRRIVATGPLDEIERLEHPWVQEYFNGPRGRAAREAGERAAVEP is encoded by the coding sequence GTGAGCGCCGACGCCGCGCGACCGGTGGTCCGCGTGCGCGGGCTGGGCAACCGCTTCGGTGCCCAGGTGGTGCACGAGGGCCTCGACCTGGAGGTGCGCGAGGGCGAGATCCTCGGCGTGGTCGGCGGCTCGGGAAGCGGCAAGTCGGTGCTCATGCGCTCGATCATCGGGCTGCGCACGCCGGACGAGGGGGAGATCGAAGTGCTGGGCGTGGACGGACGCGCCGGCGACGACGCCAGCCGCCTGCATATCGAACGCAATACCGGCGTGCTGTTCCAGGACGGCGCGCTGTTCTCGTCGCTGACCGTGGGCGAGAACGTCGAGGTGCCGCTGAAGGAGCACCACCCCAACCTCCCCGACGGCCTGCGCCGCGAGCTCGCCCTGCTCAAGGTCAAGCTGGCCGGCCTGCCCGCCGACGCGATCAACAAGCTGCCCTCGCAGCTGTCCGGCGGCATGCGCAAGCGCGCCGGCCTTGCGCGCGCGCTGGCCATGGACCCGCCGCTGCTGTTCCTCGACGAGCCCACCGCCGGGCTCGATCCGATCGGCGCGGCCGCCTTCGACAGCCTCATCCTCACCCTGCGCCAGGCGCTCGGGCTGACCGTCTTCATCATCACCCACGACCTGGACACGCTGTACGCTATCTGCGACCGGGTGGCGGTCATTGCCGACCGCCGGATCGTGGCGACGGGGCCGCTGGACGAGATCGAACGCCTCGAGCATCCGTGGGTGCAGGAATACTTCAACGGCCCGCGCGGTCGCGCGGCACGAGAGGCGGGCGAACGCGCCGCCGTGGAACCCTGA
- a CDS encoding ABC transporter permease has product MPATTASTPTLALDDGTLRLAGSWTLEQAGAVTSVLADAPGGANAVDATAVERLDSMGVLQLLRYAHRQGLGDDAIRYREDHMALVAAIEDVADDRPKKRREYGVAAALARLGETMHLNGREIVALVSFLGESLVKLARIAREPRRLRVTSTVHHMEQVGLDAMPLVALLSFMVGAVIAYLGSSILADFGATIFVVELVGIAFLREFGVLLTAILLAGRTASAFTAQIGIMVTREEVDAVRTLGMDPMELLVLPRLLALLLMLPLLTFIAMIAGLLGGMAVAAFELDIPPQAFATRLQDTMELRHFFVGMSKAPVFALVIGLIGCLEGLQVQGTAQSLGERTTSSVVQTISMVILLDAFAAIWFMQVGW; this is encoded by the coding sequence ATGCCCGCCACGACCGCCAGCACTCCGACGCTCGCACTCGACGACGGCACGCTGCGCCTTGCAGGCAGCTGGACGCTGGAGCAGGCCGGGGCGGTGACGTCGGTGCTGGCCGACGCGCCCGGGGGCGCGAACGCGGTCGACGCGACCGCCGTCGAGCGCCTGGACTCCATGGGCGTGCTGCAGCTGCTGCGCTACGCGCACCGGCAGGGACTGGGCGACGACGCGATCCGCTATCGCGAGGACCACATGGCGCTGGTGGCCGCGATCGAGGACGTGGCCGACGACCGCCCGAAGAAGCGCCGCGAATACGGCGTCGCCGCGGCGCTGGCGCGGCTGGGTGAGACCATGCACCTCAACGGCCGCGAGATCGTGGCCCTGGTGAGCTTCCTCGGCGAAAGCCTGGTCAAGCTCGCCCGCATCGCGCGCGAGCCGCGCCGCCTGCGCGTCACCTCCACCGTCCACCACATGGAGCAGGTGGGCCTGGACGCGATGCCGCTGGTGGCCCTGCTGTCGTTCATGGTCGGGGCGGTGATCGCCTACCTCGGCTCGAGCATCCTCGCCGACTTCGGCGCGACCATCTTCGTCGTCGAACTGGTGGGGATCGCCTTCCTGCGCGAATTCGGCGTGCTGCTGACCGCGATCCTGCTCGCTGGCCGCACCGCCAGCGCGTTCACCGCGCAGATCGGGATCATGGTCACCCGCGAGGAGGTCGACGCGGTGCGCACGCTGGGCATGGATCCGATGGAGCTGCTGGTGCTGCCGCGGCTGCTGGCGCTGCTGCTCATGCTGCCGCTGCTGACCTTCATCGCGATGATCGCGGGCCTGCTCGGCGGCATGGCGGTGGCCGCCTTCGAGCTCGACATTCCGCCCCAGGCGTTCGCGACCCGGCTGCAGGACACCATGGAGCTGCGCCACTTCTTCGTGGGCATGTCCAAGGCGCCGGTGTTCGCGCTGGTCATCGGCCTGATCGGCTGCCTGGAAGGGCTGCAGGTCCAGGGCACGGCGCAGTCGCTGGGCGAGCGCACCACGTCCAGCGTGGTGCAGACGATCTCGATGGTGATCCTGCTCGACGCCTTCGCCGCGATCTGGTTCATGCAGGTGGGCTGGTGA
- a CDS encoding threonine/serine exporter family protein translates to MSRPFPQEAYAARIAFMVELAEHLHAYGTTTPRLEGALELVAQRLGLECEPWTNPTGMVLSFSDPMRPPGDGDATRVLRLPPGENDLGRLCDVDRIAEDVLAGRIGLAEGHAALRALDRPLTRRQNLMQVLGFGLAAVGIAGLLRLPWLDIGTAAVVGLVIGLLQVAARTRPRLREANDAVSAMVAAAITIMVAAWVAPLNLNTVIISALIVLMPGLALTNAVNELTSQHLMSGTARFAGAVATMIMLTVGTMVAMVGMEMLGVVPQVRAWRPQPDWVEWCGLAVASIAFAVLFRAKGRDWLLVALAAATGYLVSRKAGLAWGAEFGIFLAALVVTAAGNGYARWAWRPGAVVRVPGIILMVPGSASVRTLITSVQQQDVAAGQSAAMAVINILLSIVAGLIFGNLLLPARRNL, encoded by the coding sequence ATGTCGCGCCCGTTTCCCCAGGAAGCCTACGCCGCCCGCATCGCCTTCATGGTCGAGCTGGCCGAACACCTGCACGCCTACGGCACCACCACGCCCCGCCTGGAAGGCGCGCTGGAGCTGGTGGCGCAGCGCCTGGGCCTCGAGTGCGAGCCGTGGACCAACCCCACCGGCATGGTGCTGTCCTTCAGCGATCCGATGCGTCCGCCGGGCGACGGCGACGCCACGCGCGTGCTGCGCCTGCCGCCCGGCGAGAACGACCTCGGCCGGCTGTGCGACGTCGACCGCATCGCCGAGGACGTGCTGGCCGGTCGCATCGGCCTGGCCGAAGGACACGCCGCGCTGCGCGCGCTGGACCGGCCGCTGACGCGGCGGCAAAACCTGATGCAGGTGCTGGGCTTCGGCCTCGCCGCCGTGGGCATCGCCGGCCTGCTGCGGCTGCCGTGGCTGGACATCGGCACGGCGGCGGTGGTCGGCCTGGTCATCGGTCTGCTGCAGGTCGCGGCGCGCACGCGGCCGCGGCTGCGCGAGGCCAACGACGCGGTCAGCGCGATGGTGGCGGCCGCGATCACCATCATGGTGGCGGCCTGGGTGGCGCCGCTGAACCTCAACACCGTGATCATCTCGGCGCTGATCGTGCTCATGCCCGGCCTTGCGCTCACCAACGCGGTGAACGAACTGACCAGCCAGCACCTGATGTCGGGCACGGCGCGCTTCGCCGGCGCGGTGGCGACGATGATCATGCTCACCGTGGGCACGATGGTCGCCATGGTCGGCATGGAAATGCTGGGCGTCGTGCCGCAGGTGCGGGCCTGGCGGCCGCAGCCGGACTGGGTGGAATGGTGCGGGCTGGCGGTGGCGTCGATCGCCTTCGCGGTGCTGTTCCGGGCGAAGGGTCGCGACTGGCTGCTCGTGGCGCTGGCCGCGGCCACGGGCTATCTGGTGTCGCGCAAGGCCGGACTTGCCTGGGGCGCGGAGTTCGGCATCTTCCTGGCGGCGCTGGTGGTGACGGCCGCCGGCAACGGCTATGCGCGCTGGGCCTGGCGCCCGGGCGCGGTGGTGCGGGTGCCCGGCATCATCCTGATGGTGCCCGGCAGCGCCAGCGTGCGCACCCTGATCACGTCGGTGCAGCAGCAGGACGTGGCCGCGGGCCAGAGCGCCGCGATGGCGGTGATCAACATCCTGCTGTCGATCGTCGCCGGCCTGATCTTCGGCAACCTGCTGCTGCCGGCGCGCCGGAACCTCTGA
- a CDS encoding H-NS histone family protein, whose amino-acid sequence MSIDLNTLSARELETLITQAKKRKTVLKKRKPITTVRARLKAAAAAEGYTIAELFGGGASSAGTEPRATKAPRAPRKTTGIKVAPKYRNPANAEQTWTGRGKQPRWMAEEVSKGKKPEDFLIA is encoded by the coding sequence ATGTCCATCGACCTCAATACGCTTTCGGCCAGGGAACTCGAAACCCTGATCACGCAGGCGAAGAAGCGCAAGACCGTGCTCAAGAAGCGCAAGCCGATCACCACCGTGCGCGCGCGCCTGAAGGCGGCGGCGGCGGCCGAGGGCTACACCATCGCCGAACTGTTCGGCGGCGGTGCGTCGTCCGCCGGCACCGAGCCACGCGCGACCAAGGCCCCGCGCGCGCCGCGCAAGACCACCGGCATCAAGGTGGCGCCGAAGTACCGCAACCCGGCGAACGCCGAGCAGACCTGGACCGGCCGCGGCAAGCAGCCGCGCTGGATGGCCGAGGAAGTGTCCAAGGGCAAGAAGCCCGAGGATTTCCTGATCGCGTGA
- a CDS encoding proline--tRNA ligase, whose translation MRLSQFHLHTEKETPAEAELVSHKLMLKAGMIRKLAAGIYTWSPLGLRVLRKVEAVVREEMDAAGAIELLMPSIQPRELWEETGRWEKFGGQLLKIRDRKDAEYAYGPTHEEVITDFARQELASYKQLPVTFYQVQAKFRDEIRPRFGVMRAREFLMKDAYSFDIDAEGMAASYARMHAAYTRIFSRLGLRFRAVLADTGAIGGDASQEFHVLADSGEDAIAWSDTGNGDDPTGYAANVETARAAAPGPRPAPAEAMRAIDTPTQKTCEAVAALMGIPLARTAKSVAVIGQDAEGRPRFVLVLVRGDHEVNEIKLAKVAGLADYRMATESEILEHLGSEPGFLGPVAPAKPVRVVADLEVAAMADFVVGANRPGQHIAGVNWGRDLPEPDAVADLRNVVEGDRAEDGGTLRLMRGIEVGHIFQLGGKYAEAMGCKVLDGAGKAAVPMMGCYGIGVSRIVAAAIEQNHDAAGIVWPQAMAPWTVAVCIINPKNDPAVAEAAAALHDELAARGIDVVLDDRGLRPGPMFADMELVGIPHRVVVSGRGLEAGTFEYRARTAGEAEHLDRETLLQRLPG comes from the coding sequence ATGCGCCTGTCGCAGTTCCACCTCCACACCGAAAAGGAAACCCCGGCCGAAGCCGAGCTCGTCAGCCACAAGCTGATGCTCAAGGCGGGGATGATCCGCAAGCTCGCCGCCGGCATCTACACCTGGTCCCCGCTGGGCCTGCGCGTGCTGCGCAAGGTCGAGGCGGTGGTGCGCGAGGAAATGGACGCCGCCGGCGCGATCGAGCTGCTGATGCCGTCCATCCAGCCGCGCGAGCTGTGGGAGGAGACCGGGCGCTGGGAGAAGTTCGGCGGCCAGCTGCTGAAGATCCGCGACCGCAAGGACGCCGAGTACGCCTACGGCCCGACGCACGAGGAGGTCATCACCGACTTCGCGCGCCAGGAGCTGGCCAGCTACAAGCAGCTGCCGGTGACCTTCTACCAGGTGCAGGCCAAGTTCCGCGACGAGATCCGGCCGCGCTTCGGCGTGATGCGCGCGCGCGAGTTCCTGATGAAGGACGCCTACTCCTTCGACATCGACGCCGAGGGCATGGCGGCGTCCTACGCCAGGATGCATGCGGCCTACACCCGTATCTTCAGCCGCCTGGGCCTGCGCTTCCGCGCGGTGCTCGCCGATACCGGCGCGATCGGCGGTGACGCCTCGCAGGAGTTCCACGTCCTGGCCGACTCCGGCGAGGACGCCATCGCCTGGTCGGACACCGGCAACGGGGATGACCCGACCGGCTATGCCGCCAACGTCGAGACCGCCCGCGCGGCCGCACCCGGCCCGCGCCCGGCGCCGGCCGAGGCCATGCGCGCGATCGACACGCCCACGCAGAAGACCTGCGAGGCGGTGGCCGCATTGATGGGAATCCCGCTGGCGCGCACCGCGAAGTCGGTGGCGGTGATCGGCCAGGACGCGGAAGGCAGGCCGCGATTCGTGCTGGTGCTGGTCCGCGGCGACCACGAGGTCAACGAGATCAAGCTGGCCAAGGTCGCGGGGCTGGCCGACTACCGCATGGCCACCGAAAGCGAGATCCTCGAGCACCTCGGCAGCGAGCCCGGCTTCCTGGGCCCGGTGGCGCCGGCAAAGCCGGTGCGCGTGGTCGCCGACCTGGAGGTCGCCGCGATGGCCGACTTCGTGGTCGGCGCCAACCGCCCCGGCCAGCACATCGCCGGCGTCAACTGGGGCCGCGACCTGCCCGAGCCCGACGCCGTCGCCGACCTGCGCAACGTGGTCGAGGGCGACCGCGCCGAGGACGGCGGCACCCTGCGCCTGATGCGCGGCATCGAGGTCGGCCACATCTTCCAGCTTGGCGGCAAGTACGCCGAGGCGATGGGCTGCAAGGTGCTCGACGGCGCCGGCAAGGCCGCGGTGCCGATGATGGGCTGCTACGGCATCGGCGTGTCGCGCATCGTCGCGGCTGCCATCGAGCAGAACCACGACGCGGCCGGCATCGTCTGGCCGCAGGCGATGGCGCCGTGGACGGTGGCGGTCTGCATCATCAATCCGAAGAACGATCCGGCCGTGGCGGAAGCGGCGGCGGCCCTGCACGACGAACTCGCCGCGCGCGGCATCGACGTGGTGCTCGACGACCGCGGCCTGCGCCCGGGCCCGATGTTCGCCGACATGGAGCTGGTCGGCATCCCGCATCGCGTGGTGGTCTCCGGTCGTGGCCTCGAGGCCGGCACGTTCGAATATCGCGCGCGCACCGCGGGCGAGGCCGAACACCTGGATCGCGAAACCCTGCTGCAGCGCCTGCCCGGCTGA
- a CDS encoding DUF4124 domain-containing protein, whose amino-acid sequence MQTRWAVVAGLAAGIAVAWWFAREAPAAAEARRQRAEQAASANAEDARPVLYRWTDAAGVLQVTQEPPPRGRRYETVDIQPRDGIEVDGGRQ is encoded by the coding sequence ATGCAGACCCGCTGGGCCGTGGTCGCCGGATTGGCCGCCGGCATCGCCGTGGCCTGGTGGTTCGCGCGCGAGGCGCCGGCGGCGGCCGAGGCCAGGCGCCAGCGCGCCGAACAGGCGGCCAGCGCGAACGCCGAGGACGCGCGCCCGGTGCTGTACCGCTGGACCGACGCCGCCGGCGTGCTCCAGGTCACGCAGGAGCCACCGCCGCGCGGGCGGCGCTACGAGACCGTCGACATCCAGCCGCGCGACGGCATCGAGGTCGACGGCGGCCGCCAGTAG
- a CDS encoding DUF4124 domain-containing protein has protein sequence MYRFVLGAVLAFAAAPAIAQQTAGEVYKWTDANGVTHYSQTPPASGKYEHRLITSSGATSPAVAVAAAAAPVNPQCTAARANLTALQAEGDVMHDTDGDGKPDKVLDAAQRTSQLELAQAAAKAYCTP, from the coding sequence ATGTACCGCTTCGTCCTTGGCGCCGTCCTGGCGTTCGCCGCCGCGCCGGCCATCGCCCAGCAGACCGCCGGCGAGGTCTACAAGTGGACCGACGCCAACGGCGTCACCCACTACTCGCAGACGCCGCCCGCCAGCGGCAAGTACGAGCACCGCCTGATCACCTCGTCGGGGGCGACGTCGCCGGCCGTGGCCGTAGCCGCGGCCGCGGCGCCGGTCAATCCGCAGTGCACCGCGGCCCGCGCCAACCTCACCGCCCTGCAGGCCGAAGGCGACGTGATGCACGACACCGACGGCGACGGCAAGCCCGACAAGGTGCTCGACGCGGCGCAGCGGACCAGCCAGCTCGAGCTGGCCCAGGCCGCGGCCAAGGCCTACTGCACGCCCTGA